A section of the Enterococcus montenegrensis genome encodes:
- the pheS gene encoding phenylalanine--tRNA ligase subunit alpha yields the protein MSLQAKLESLKNETMEKIDNVNDLQALNQIRVETLGKKGPITEVLRGMKDLSAEERPKVGSFANEIRDELTRALEERKQVLEEAALTAALAKESIDVTLPGQQVQKGNRHVLTQIMEEIEDIFVGMGYQVVEGYEVESDHYNFERMNLPKDHPARDMQDTFYISEDILIRTHTSPVQARTMEKHDFSKGPLRMISPGKVFRRDTDDATHSHQFHQIEGLVVDKHVTMGDLKGTLEVMMQKMFGEDRKIRLRPSYFPFTEPSVEVDVSCFKCGGAGCNVCKYTGWIEILGAGMVHPDVLKMSGIDPEEYAGFAFGIGPDRVAMLRYGVNDIRNFYQNDLRFLSQFKGE from the coding sequence ATGTCTTTACAAGCCAAATTGGAATCATTGAAAAATGAAACCATGGAAAAAATTGACAACGTCAATGATTTACAGGCGTTAAATCAAATTAGAGTGGAAACACTTGGAAAAAAAGGCCCAATTACAGAAGTTTTGCGGGGAATGAAAGATTTATCGGCAGAAGAACGTCCTAAAGTCGGAAGTTTTGCCAATGAAATTCGCGATGAGTTAACACGCGCACTTGAAGAAAGAAAACAAGTATTAGAAGAAGCTGCACTAACCGCTGCTTTAGCGAAAGAAAGCATTGATGTAACGTTACCAGGACAACAAGTTCAAAAAGGAAATCGTCATGTGTTAACACAAATTATGGAAGAGATTGAAGATATCTTTGTTGGCATGGGCTACCAAGTTGTAGAAGGTTATGAAGTTGAAAGTGACCATTATAACTTTGAACGGATGAATTTACCAAAGGATCATCCAGCCAGAGATATGCAAGACACGTTTTATATTTCAGAAGATATTTTAATCAGAACCCACACTTCGCCAGTACAAGCGCGGACGATGGAAAAACACGATTTTTCTAAAGGACCACTACGCATGATTTCACCAGGAAAAGTTTTCCGTCGGGATACCGATGATGCCACGCATAGCCATCAATTCCATCAAATTGAAGGCTTAGTTGTCGATAAACATGTAACGATGGGAGATTTAAAAGGTACTTTGGAAGTAATGATGCAAAAAATGTTTGGGGAAGATCGTAAAATTCGTTTACGCCCAAGTTATTTTCCTTTCACGGAACCTTCTGTTGAAGTCGATGTTAGTTGTTTTAAATGTGGTGGTGCAGGTTGCAATGTCTGCAAATATACAGGTTGGATCGAAATTCTAGGAGCGGGTATGGTGCATCCTGACGTCTTAAAAATGTCTGGAATTGATCCAGAAGAATATGCTGGGTTTGCATTTGGGATTGGCCCAGATCGTGTCGCAATGTTGCGTTACGGTGTGAATGATATTCGGAACTTCTATCAAAATGACTTGCGCTTTTTAAGTCAATTCAAAGGAGAGTAA
- a CDS encoding amino acid ABC transporter ATP-binding protein: protein MSMIEFQNVEKYYGKFHALKNINLNFEKGEVVVVIGPSGSGKSTMLRCINGLERISSGHLLINDHDLYSKNSKLTEIRKNIGMVFQHFNLYPNKTVLENITLAPIKVLKQNEQDAIALAERLLDRVGMLDKKDSYPSMLSGGQQQRVAIARGLAMQPQMLLFDEPTSALDPEMIGDVLNVMKKIAKDGMSMIVVTHEMGFAKEVADRVVFMADGEVVEESRDVENFFNNPKTDRAKQFISKVINH from the coding sequence ATGTCTATGATCGAATTTCAAAACGTGGAAAAATACTACGGTAAATTCCATGCGCTAAAAAATATTAATTTAAATTTCGAAAAAGGTGAAGTAGTCGTGGTTATCGGACCTTCTGGCTCAGGAAAAAGTACGATGCTGCGCTGTATCAACGGTTTAGAACGTATTTCTTCTGGTCATTTATTGATAAATGACCACGATCTTTACAGCAAAAATAGTAAACTGACAGAAATCAGAAAAAACATCGGGATGGTTTTTCAACACTTTAATTTATATCCCAACAAGACAGTGTTAGAAAATATTACATTAGCTCCCATTAAAGTTTTGAAACAAAATGAACAAGATGCCATCGCCCTTGCAGAACGCTTGTTAGATCGTGTCGGAATGTTAGATAAAAAGGATTCTTATCCGTCAATGTTATCTGGCGGACAACAACAACGTGTTGCTATTGCCCGTGGTCTTGCAATGCAGCCACAAATGCTTTTGTTTGATGAACCGACCTCAGCATTGGATCCAGAAATGATTGGTGATGTGCTAAATGTCATGAAAAAAATCGCCAAAGATGGAATGTCCATGATTGTAGTTACCCATGAAATGGGCTTTGCCAAAGAAGTGGCTGACCGGGTCGTCTTCATGGCTGATGGTGAAGTGGTTGAAGAAAGTCGCGACGTTGAGAACTTCTTTAATAATCCGAAAACGGACCGAGCAAAACAATTTATCAGTAAAGTTATCAATCATTAA
- the trpS gene encoding tryptophan--tRNA ligase yields the protein MKNTILTGDRPTGRLHLGHYVGSLKKRVEMQADPNNELYIMIADMQALTDNAKNPEKVSSNVLEVALDYLAVGLDPSKTTLFIQSQIPQLAELTMYFLNLVSVGRVRRNPTVKSEIEQKNFGEGVPTGFFIYPVSQAADITAFKANLVPVGEDQKPMLEQTQEIVHSFNNIYKPVLVEPKAVLPPKGMGRLPGIDGNGKMSKSLGNGIYIADSADVIKKKVMSMYTDPNHIHVEDPGQVEGNMVFTYLDVFGTDKEYIAKLKDNYRRGGLGDVKIKRYLIDVLEAEFAPIRTKREELAKDPAAIMEILQKGSQQAEMVAAQTLAQVKEAMGIAYFS from the coding sequence TTGAAAAATACCATTTTAACAGGGGATCGCCCCACTGGCAGATTACACTTAGGCCATTATGTCGGTTCATTAAAAAAACGCGTGGAAATGCAAGCAGATCCCAACAACGAACTTTATATCATGATTGCAGATATGCAGGCTTTAACGGATAATGCTAAAAATCCAGAAAAAGTTTCTTCCAATGTTTTGGAAGTGGCCTTGGATTATTTGGCCGTAGGTTTAGATCCAAGTAAGACAACCCTTTTTATCCAATCGCAAATTCCGCAATTAGCAGAACTAACCATGTACTTTTTGAATCTCGTTTCTGTTGGACGGGTCCGTCGTAACCCAACAGTCAAAAGTGAAATCGAGCAAAAGAATTTCGGCGAAGGTGTACCAACAGGATTTTTCATTTATCCAGTTTCCCAAGCAGCCGATATTACAGCTTTCAAAGCCAACCTTGTTCCTGTTGGCGAGGACCAAAAACCAATGTTAGAACAAACACAAGAAATTGTTCATAGCTTTAACAATATCTACAAACCTGTTTTAGTTGAACCAAAAGCTGTTTTACCGCCAAAAGGAATGGGACGACTACCAGGGATTGACGGCAATGGCAAAATGAGTAAATCCTTAGGTAACGGAATTTATATCGCAGATTCTGCCGATGTAATCAAAAAGAAAGTTATGAGTATGTACACAGATCCCAATCACATCCATGTGGAAGACCCTGGCCAAGTTGAAGGCAATATGGTTTTCACCTATTTAGATGTTTTTGGCACCGATAAAGAATATATTGCAAAATTAAAAGATAACTATCGTCGCGGCGGTTTGGGCGATGTCAAAATCAAACGTTATTTGATTGATGTTTTAGAAGCAGAATTTGCGCCAATCCGAACCAAACGGGAAGAATTAGCAAAAGACCCTGCTGCTATTATGGAAATTTTGCAAAAAGGCTCCCAACAAGCAGAAATGGTTGCTGCCCAAACATTAGCGCAAGTCAAAGAAGCAATGGGCATTGCTTATTTCAGCTAA
- a CDS encoding transporter substrate-binding domain-containing protein — protein MKKIFSFVFGLAAVLLILSGCGKSVADQDISKVSKENNQIIWGVKYDTRLFGMMDVTTNEVKGFDIDIARAITEKILGRDGNAIFVEVTSKTRIPLLKNGNIDAIIATMTITEERKKQVNFSQVYFDAGQSLLVPKDSKITGVDSLTGDDTVLAVKGSTSAVNIRQHAPDAKILELENYAEAFTALQSGQGDAMTTDNAILLGMASENKNYKLTGSTFTEEPYGIAINKGQDNFLKEVNKALDEMHQDGTYDEIYSKWFPNDNTGKVK, from the coding sequence ATGAAAAAAATCTTTTCATTTGTGTTTGGGCTTGCAGCAGTACTGCTTATATTAAGTGGTTGTGGGAAGAGCGTTGCAGACCAAGATATTTCAAAAGTTAGTAAAGAAAACAACCAGATTATTTGGGGCGTAAAATATGATACCCGTCTGTTTGGTATGATGGATGTCACAACCAATGAAGTAAAGGGGTTTGATATTGATATTGCCAGAGCTATCACAGAAAAAATTCTTGGACGGGACGGCAATGCAATTTTTGTGGAAGTAACTTCTAAAACTCGGATTCCCTTGTTAAAAAACGGAAATATCGATGCGATTATTGCTACTATGACGATTACAGAAGAACGTAAAAAACAAGTGAATTTTTCCCAAGTCTATTTTGATGCTGGCCAATCTTTACTGGTACCAAAAGATAGTAAAATTACCGGAGTGGATAGTTTAACTGGTGATGATACAGTACTAGCAGTTAAAGGTTCCACGTCTGCCGTGAATATTCGGCAACATGCTCCAGATGCTAAAATTTTGGAGTTGGAAAATTATGCCGAAGCTTTCACTGCTTTACAGTCAGGACAAGGCGATGCTATGACGACTGATAATGCTATCTTGTTGGGGATGGCCTCTGAAAATAAAAACTATAAATTAACGGGTAGTACATTTACAGAAGAACCATATGGTATTGCCATTAATAAAGGTCAAGACAACTTTTTAAAAGAAGTAAATAAAGCACTAGATGAAATGCATCAAGATGGCACGTATGATGAAATTTATAGCAAGTGGTTCCCAAATGACAACACTGGGAAAGTAAAATAA
- the addA gene encoding helicase-exonuclease AddAB subunit AddA: MSKTNPVIPVRPENERFTDRQWQAVFDGGDNLLVSASAGSGKTTVLVRRVIEKLKSGVDIDRLLIVTFTEAAASEMKERIEKALRQSINEEGNSNLRAHYVKQLVLLPQANISTLHAFCMTVIKRFYYLIDLDPVFRLLSDETEKLLLQEEVWTGLREDYYANDDEDFFKLTENFGSDRSDEGLTDLVMRLYQFACAAPDPAYWLEELPKNYQAQDGFQTTALYQSAIKPAVVAELELAVANYEQAIAICQNEEKLTKDVALLTTQLNQVMRLQAALVADDMAALFAQIEGLDLKTNVRKKRGELADLSVSVKEFQGIAKESVAQVVTYFPYPEAIMNDLLVKSHALVAKMSEVTQAFSQAYTKKKLAKGVLDFNDLEHYTLAILKAENSPATTYYKSKFTEVMVDEYQDVNRLQEAILSYVRDNTESAGNMFMVGDVKQSIYAFRLADPTLFIEKYNDYGNEKNGRRIVLAENFRSRKEVLDFTNLVFEQLMDQQVGQIDYDQAAALIPGFPNFPASDAFKTELLLFEKGTKDDVKHFETRQAGEIQITALKIKELISQSFQIYDKDKKMMRKLEYGDIVLLTPTRGNNQVIVDTFYDLGIPLEITDAESYFQATEIQTIISLLKIIDNPYNDIPLASVLRSPIVGLLEDELAQIRLQNKNGFYYEALSDYSLYGEKEELKEKINLFLSQLESWRAFSKRNALPDLIWRLYEETAYLDYCLGLPNGIQRHANLIALVERAKNYEKSNFRGLYQFISLIEKMQEKDLDLAEPATKSVENAVRVMTIHGSKGLEFPIVFLLDMARDINRLDFNRNYIFEEHLGAGIKYVDQERQVSYETMPYKGIKQVRLNKAFSEEMRKLYVALTRAEQKLYLVGSYENKEKALQAWQGALTQEKKVLNPALRLKGSHVLLNWVGMTLMRHPDMEAVFSEAKDRSYTVQSPAQFTIYWFNQADVKAWRENYEENVIAPMDEKIKEQTQADLTTVKKRLDFIYPYEKATQTTSYQSVTEIKRVFEDPDNTQENRLDWQSSLEKQATGNRYTAETLATPKFMAETKRDAASIGTATHTVLQLLDLNKAPTETQLEQFIAKLVTEGILTTELAAEVVVPDILWFFDTPLGQKLIAQQSNVHREEPFAMLQKTTTIFNNYDNENDELLIHGIIDGYILADEILLYDFKTDHLTKENEGQLIKRYQGQINLYKKALTETYNRPVTESYLIFLKGRKIISLL, translated from the coding sequence ATGTCTAAAACAAATCCAGTTATTCCGGTAAGGCCGGAAAACGAACGCTTTACAGACCGACAATGGCAAGCCGTTTTTGACGGCGGGGATAATCTATTGGTTTCTGCTTCAGCAGGTTCTGGTAAGACCACTGTCCTAGTCAGACGCGTCATTGAAAAGTTAAAAAGTGGGGTCGATATTGATCGTTTATTAATTGTAACCTTTACAGAAGCTGCTGCTAGTGAAATGAAAGAACGAATTGAAAAAGCGCTGCGGCAAAGTATTAATGAAGAAGGAAATAGTAATTTACGCGCACATTACGTGAAACAGTTAGTGTTATTGCCACAAGCCAATATCTCCACCCTCCATGCTTTTTGTATGACAGTGATTAAACGCTTTTATTATTTGATTGACCTTGATCCGGTTTTCCGTCTCTTAAGTGATGAAACTGAAAAATTATTGTTGCAAGAAGAAGTTTGGACGGGTTTAAGAGAAGATTATTATGCCAATGACGACGAGGATTTCTTTAAATTAACGGAAAACTTTGGCAGCGATCGTTCCGATGAGGGGTTAACGGATTTGGTTATGCGTTTGTATCAATTTGCTTGTGCAGCCCCTGATCCAGCTTATTGGCTAGAAGAGTTACCCAAAAATTATCAAGCGCAAGATGGTTTCCAAACAACTGCATTGTACCAATCAGCAATCAAGCCTGCTGTAGTGGCAGAGTTAGAATTAGCAGTAGCAAACTATGAGCAGGCAATCGCTATTTGCCAAAATGAAGAGAAGTTGACAAAAGATGTTGCATTGTTAACAACACAGCTAAATCAGGTGATGCGATTGCAAGCAGCGCTTGTAGCAGACGATATGGCAGCTCTTTTTGCCCAAATTGAAGGACTCGATTTAAAAACGAATGTCCGAAAAAAAAGGGGAGAGCTGGCGGATCTTTCTGTGAGTGTCAAAGAATTTCAAGGAATCGCAAAAGAAAGTGTAGCCCAAGTGGTGACTTATTTTCCTTATCCTGAGGCTATTATGAATGATTTATTGGTGAAGTCCCATGCGTTAGTTGCAAAAATGAGTGAAGTCACGCAAGCTTTTAGTCAAGCCTATACTAAAAAAAAATTGGCGAAAGGTGTTTTAGACTTTAATGATTTGGAACACTATACACTGGCAATTTTAAAGGCAGAAAATAGCCCTGCTACCACTTATTATAAGAGCAAGTTTACTGAAGTGATGGTGGATGAATATCAAGATGTCAATCGTTTGCAAGAAGCGATTTTAAGTTATGTTAGAGACAATACAGAAAGTGCCGGAAATATGTTTATGGTAGGGGATGTAAAGCAGTCTATTTACGCTTTTCGTTTGGCAGATCCTACATTATTTATTGAAAAATACAATGACTATGGTAATGAGAAAAATGGCCGCAGAATCGTTTTAGCAGAGAATTTCCGCTCCCGCAAAGAAGTCTTGGATTTTACCAATTTAGTTTTTGAACAATTGATGGATCAACAGGTCGGGCAAATCGATTATGACCAAGCAGCGGCGTTAATTCCTGGTTTTCCTAATTTTCCAGCAAGTGATGCGTTTAAGACGGAATTACTTTTGTTTGAAAAAGGGACAAAAGATGATGTCAAGCATTTCGAGACACGTCAAGCTGGTGAAATTCAAATCACAGCATTAAAAATCAAAGAATTAATTAGCCAATCTTTTCAAATTTATGATAAAGACAAAAAAATGATGCGAAAACTTGAATATGGCGATATCGTGTTACTTACCCCAACAAGGGGAAACAATCAAGTTATTGTCGACACTTTTTACGACTTAGGTATTCCACTGGAGATTACGGATGCCGAAAGTTATTTTCAAGCAACTGAGATTCAAACTATTATTAGCTTGTTAAAAATTATTGATAATCCTTATAACGATATACCGCTGGCTTCTGTATTACGTTCGCCAATTGTAGGGTTACTAGAAGATGAACTGGCGCAAATTCGCCTGCAAAATAAAAATGGTTTTTATTATGAAGCTTTAAGTGACTATAGCCTTTATGGGGAAAAAGAAGAGCTAAAAGAAAAGATCAATCTTTTTTTAAGCCAATTAGAAAGTTGGCGGGCCTTCTCAAAACGCAACGCTTTACCGGATTTAATTTGGCGTCTTTATGAAGAAACAGCCTATTTGGATTATTGTTTGGGCTTACCAAACGGAATTCAGCGCCACGCAAATTTGATTGCTTTGGTAGAACGGGCAAAAAATTATGAAAAAAGTAATTTTCGCGGTTTATATCAATTCATCAGTCTGATTGAAAAAATGCAGGAAAAAGATTTAGATTTGGCTGAACCTGCGACAAAATCAGTGGAAAATGCGGTGCGGGTTATGACCATTCACGGTAGTAAGGGGTTGGAATTTCCAATTGTCTTTTTATTAGATATGGCCCGCGATATCAATCGTTTGGACTTTAACCGCAATTATATTTTTGAAGAGCATCTAGGGGCAGGCATTAAATATGTGGACCAAGAAAGACAAGTCAGCTATGAAACTATGCCCTACAAAGGCATTAAGCAAGTTCGTTTAAACAAAGCTTTTTCAGAAGAAATGCGTAAACTTTATGTTGCTTTGACGCGTGCCGAACAAAAATTGTATTTAGTTGGCTCTTATGAAAACAAAGAAAAAGCATTGCAAGCGTGGCAAGGAGCCCTAACACAAGAAAAGAAAGTGTTAAATCCTGCCTTGCGTTTAAAAGGTAGCCATGTTTTACTAAATTGGGTGGGGATGACATTGATGCGTCATCCGGATATGGAAGCTGTTTTTAGTGAAGCAAAAGATCGCAGCTATACCGTGCAAAGTCCGGCCCAGTTCACCATTTATTGGTTTAACCAAGCCGATGTGAAAGCCTGGCGCGAAAATTATGAAGAAAATGTAATTGCGCCTATGGACGAGAAAATAAAAGAGCAAACCCAAGCAGATTTAACAACAGTCAAAAAACGCTTAGATTTTATTTATCCTTATGAAAAAGCAACACAAACGACAAGTTATCAATCCGTAACAGAGATTAAGCGGGTTTTTGAGGACCCAGATAATACCCAAGAAAATCGCTTAGATTGGCAAAGTAGTTTGGAAAAACAGGCGACTGGTAACCGTTATACAGCTGAAACTTTAGCGACACCGAAGTTTATGGCTGAAACAAAACGTGATGCCGCTAGCATTGGAACGGCTACCCATACGGTGTTGCAATTGTTAGATTTAAACAAAGCTCCCACTGAAACGCAATTGGAGCAATTTATTGCTAAACTTGTCACGGAAGGAATTTTAACTACAGAACTTGCCGCAGAAGTAGTTGTACCAGATATCCTTTGGTTTTTTGACACTCCCTTGGGTCAAAAGCTGATCGCCCAACAAAGCAACGTGCATCGAGAAGAACCTTTTGCCATGTTGCAAAAAACAACGACAATTTTTAACAACTACGATAATGAAAATGATGAGTTGCTTATTCATGGGATTATCGATGGATATATTCTAGCAGATGAAATTTTACTTTATGATTTTAAAACCGATCATTTAACAAAAGAGAATGAAGGACAACTTATAAAACGTTATCAAGGTCAGATTAACCTTTATAAAAAAGCATTAACAGAAACGTATAACCGTCCTGTTACAGAGAGTTATCTGATTTTTTTAAAGGGACGTAAAATAATTTCTCTTTTGTAA
- a CDS encoding YoaK family protein, with product MKDKEYPLHERLIIGVFLAAAAGGLDAYTYLFHGEVFAGLQTGNFILLGLNLGHGNFGALLRFIVPISAFFIGSVATRFLQHHLKDETSLRSRQKLVLVIEIILMLLTAFLSPYISDKLASALLSFAAAAQLQEFRKLHAGPFTSLMMTGNLRTLGETSWDAFIHHDKKAKAKFNDTAIVILSFVTGATLNSLLGNRLGTATIIVSAVVLVIPLFILHTKEN from the coding sequence ATGAAGGATAAAGAATATCCTTTACACGAACGATTGATCATTGGTGTTTTTTTAGCCGCCGCAGCTGGTGGTTTAGATGCCTATACTTACCTTTTTCACGGTGAAGTTTTTGCAGGTCTACAAACAGGGAATTTCATTTTATTAGGTTTAAATCTAGGTCACGGTAATTTTGGAGCATTGCTTCGGTTTATTGTGCCGATTAGTGCTTTTTTTATCGGTAGTGTTGCCACACGTTTTTTGCAACATCACTTAAAAGATGAAACCAGTTTACGCAGTCGGCAAAAATTAGTCTTAGTTATTGAAATTATTTTAATGCTCCTTACTGCTTTTTTATCTCCTTATATTTCTGATAAACTGGCTAGTGCATTACTTTCTTTTGCTGCGGCTGCGCAGTTACAAGAATTCCGTAAACTTCATGCTGGACCTTTTACCTCTTTGATGATGACGGGAAATTTACGTACCTTAGGGGAAACATCTTGGGATGCCTTTATTCATCACGATAAAAAAGCTAAAGCCAAATTCAATGATACTGCTATTGTTATTTTAAGTTTTGTTACTGGCGCTACTTTAAATAGCCTTTTAGGCAATCGCTTAGGCACAGCTACAATTATCGTGTCAGCAGTTGTCCTAGTAATCCCACTGTTTATCCTCCACACTAAAGAGAATTAA
- a CDS encoding winged helix-turn-helix transcriptional regulator, giving the protein MEQVVETEFCLCPKFEKAFSILGKKWNGLILDVLLEDGAQRFVDLANKIPEVSDRVLVERLRELDAEGIVAKEDNLYQLTAKGHDLETSLIAVKDWGNKWIDAAECS; this is encoded by the coding sequence GTGGAACAAGTTGTAGAAACAGAATTTTGTTTGTGTCCAAAATTTGAAAAAGCTTTTTCGATTTTGGGAAAAAAATGGAACGGTTTGATTCTCGATGTTTTATTAGAAGATGGGGCCCAACGTTTTGTTGATTTGGCAAATAAAATTCCCGAAGTAAGTGATCGCGTATTGGTTGAACGTTTGCGGGAGTTAGATGCTGAGGGAATTGTCGCCAAAGAAGATAATTTATATCAATTAACAGCAAAAGGCCATGATTTAGAAACCAGTTTGATTGCAGTCAAAGATTGGGGCAACAAATGGATCGATGCTGCAGAATGCAGTTGA
- the pheT gene encoding phenylalanine--tRNA ligase subunit beta — MLVSYKWLNEYLDLTQISPKELGDKMSVTGIEVEGIEVPAAGLKKIVVGKVEKCVPHPNSDHLSICQVDIGEEELSQIVCGAPNVKEGIKVIVALPGARIAGNVKIKKGKMRGEVSNGMICSLQELGISENVVPKEFADGIYYLPQAAVVGESVFPYLDLDDSIIELSITPNRADALSIRGVAYEVGAIYNQKPHFENEELIEESTAARDKIKVVVTDEKDAPAYQIRIIENVKIAPSPQWLQNRLMNEGIRPINNVVDITNYILLLFGQPLHAFDYGKLDSQEILVRRANEGETLVTLDGEERKLTPENIVITNGVKPVALAGVMGGLDSEITEQTTTVALEAALFDPLSIRLTSKQFNLRSESSARFEKGINKGDINEACEVAAAMIAKLAGGTVLKDAVVGSTVAVKDEEVKITLAKINRSLGTNLSVSEVGAVFNALQFSYTESDEEFSVTIPPRRWDIHIEADIIEEVARIYGYDKIPSTLPSGETVAGALTKEQLKTREVRSALEGAGVTEAISYALTTEEKSRQFMMRESNITRLDWPMTEDRAVLRMNLISGLLDDVAYNTARKNEQIALYEIGRVFYQDSDPLKNLPLEENHVAFALAGLWQTKDWQQAGKKVDFFLAKGIVEMLLITLGAKDISYVKTSAMKEMHPGQTAEIYLGDDKIGFVGQVHPTIAKAYDIGATFVAELNLAALLAAEKTPLVYQAVSKFPAVSRDIAMVVSEEVANQDVVAAIKAAAGKFLNKVTLFDVYQGTNIKAGSKSLAYSLTFVNPEATLTDEEINKAMEKVTKNLTEELAAEIR; from the coding sequence ATGTTAGTTTCTTATAAATGGTTAAATGAATATTTAGACCTTACTCAAATTTCTCCCAAAGAATTAGGAGATAAAATGTCTGTAACCGGCATTGAAGTAGAAGGTATTGAAGTCCCTGCAGCAGGGTTAAAGAAAATTGTCGTAGGGAAAGTAGAAAAGTGTGTTCCGCATCCTAACTCTGATCATTTGTCTATTTGCCAAGTGGATATTGGTGAAGAAGAATTGTCTCAAATTGTTTGTGGTGCACCTAATGTCAAAGAAGGTATTAAGGTTATTGTGGCACTGCCAGGAGCACGGATTGCCGGCAATGTGAAAATTAAAAAAGGAAAAATGCGCGGTGAAGTTTCAAATGGTATGATTTGTTCTTTACAAGAACTAGGTATTTCTGAAAATGTCGTACCAAAAGAATTTGCTGACGGTATTTATTATTTACCACAAGCTGCAGTTGTGGGCGAGTCTGTTTTTCCTTATTTGGATTTAGATGACAGCATCATCGAATTATCCATCACACCAAATCGTGCCGATGCCTTATCTATCAGAGGTGTTGCCTATGAAGTGGGGGCTATTTATAATCAAAAACCGCACTTTGAAAATGAAGAATTGATTGAAGAAAGTACAGCTGCTCGTGACAAAATTAAAGTCGTGGTGACAGATGAAAAAGATGCACCGGCTTATCAAATTCGGATTATAGAAAATGTGAAGATTGCGCCATCACCACAATGGTTGCAAAATCGTTTAATGAATGAAGGTATTCGTCCAATTAATAACGTTGTGGACATTACCAATTACATTTTGCTTTTATTTGGTCAACCGTTACATGCCTTTGACTATGGGAAATTAGATAGTCAAGAGATTTTAGTTCGTCGTGCCAATGAAGGAGAAACGCTTGTGACCTTAGATGGTGAAGAGCGAAAATTAACGCCAGAAAACATCGTGATTACAAATGGGGTAAAACCGGTAGCTTTAGCTGGTGTGATGGGTGGCTTAGATTCTGAAATTACAGAGCAAACAACCACCGTAGCATTAGAAGCGGCACTATTTGATCCATTGTCAATTCGTTTAACATCAAAACAATTCAATTTGCGCAGTGAATCTTCTGCCCGTTTTGAAAAAGGCATTAATAAAGGTGATATTAACGAAGCCTGTGAAGTAGCTGCTGCTATGATTGCTAAACTTGCTGGCGGCACTGTTTTAAAAGATGCTGTAGTTGGGTCAACAGTCGCAGTAAAAGACGAAGAAGTAAAGATTACTTTGGCTAAAATTAATCGTTCGTTGGGAACGAATTTAAGTGTATCAGAAGTAGGTGCAGTTTTTAACGCGTTACAATTTTCATACACAGAAAGTGATGAAGAATTTTCAGTGACAATTCCACCGCGACGTTGGGATATCCACATTGAAGCAGATATCATTGAAGAAGTTGCCCGTATTTACGGCTATGATAAAATTCCAAGTACCTTACCAAGTGGTGAGACTGTTGCAGGTGCATTAACCAAAGAACAACTAAAAACACGAGAAGTGCGTAGTGCTTTAGAAGGTGCAGGTGTAACCGAAGCAATTAGTTATGCTTTGACAACAGAAGAAAAATCTCGTCAATTTATGATGCGTGAAAGTAACATTACTCGTTTGGATTGGCCAATGACAGAAGATCGGGCAGTTTTACGCATGAACTTAATCAGCGGCTTACTAGACGATGTTGCCTACAACACGGCCCGTAAAAACGAGCAGATCGCCCTTTATGAAATTGGTCGTGTCTTTTATCAAGACAGTGATCCTTTAAAAAACTTGCCGCTAGAAGAAAATCATGTTGCTTTTGCGTTAGCTGGCTTATGGCAAACCAAAGATTGGCAGCAAGCTGGAAAAAAAGTTGATTTCTTTTTAGCAAAAGGTATTGTTGAAATGCTCCTAATAACTTTAGGTGCCAAAGATATTTCTTACGTGAAAACGTCGGCTATGAAAGAAATGCATCCTGGCCAAACTGCTGAAATTTATTTAGGCGATGATAAGATTGGTTTTGTTGGTCAAGTTCATCCGACAATTGCCAAAGCTTATGATATTGGGGCAACTTTTGTAGCAGAGTTGAACTTAGCTGCGCTATTAGCTGCCGAAAAGACACCACTTGTGTATCAAGCAGTTTCTAAATTCCCGGCAGTAAGTCGCGATATCGCCATGGTAGTAAGTGAAGAGGTTGCCAATCAAGACGTTGTGGCGGCAATTAAAGCTGCTGCTGGCAAGTTTTTAAATAAAGTTACGTTGTTTGATGTATACCAAGGCACAAACATCAAAGCAGGTTCTAAATCATTGGCCTATAGTTTAACATTTGTCAATCCAGAAGCAACCTTGACAGATGAGGAAATTAATAAGGCGATGGAAAAAGTAACGAAAAACTTGACGGAAGAATTAGCAGCGGAAATTCGTTAA